A DNA window from Linepithema humile isolate Giens D197 chromosome 6, Lhum_UNIL_v1.0, whole genome shotgun sequence contains the following coding sequences:
- the LOC105668031 gene encoding RUN and FYVE domain-containing protein 2 isoform X4, whose product MAAESSDGLPISPSEKSLTGSLASDENEKSVSRSPSSYSIREDKWPDLVVSRPRKLDAWWLPRPRDPVIIERSNLVNISKLIVKELIETSLKYGRMLDSDHMPLQHFFIVLEHVLRHGLRPKKGLLGPKKELWDILQLVEKYCSEAQDITSSIRDLPTVRTAMGRARAWLRMALMQKKLADYLKVLIDHKDDILSEYFEPDALMMSEEAIVVMGLLVGLNVIDCNFCVKEEDLDCQQGVIDFSLYLRNSNHIPGESPDDELENDNMTTVLDQKNYIEELNRHLNATVTNLQAKVESLTTTNALMKEDLAIAKNNILSFQDENRQLKKELGIEVKDANENGKVPLKITETTVEMEELRSRIESEKKYRHDLEKELELQISMKSEMEVATKLLEKDIHEKQDTIISLRRQLEDIKLINLEMYKKLQECESSLKHKTELITKLEAKTLSMTETIQKMDEKCKEMDGVRSGAEERVRILGAEAAEREARTNGVERELRLEREWRTSLQETSICNTEKISQLHQEIDQLKRVSERYLTLQEEYYALKEVCSEQERTLEELGGQLSAAKLAAAELREAADNAQQQQQSALQEGSVTWANDRLVTQCKGCNREFNVTRRKHHCRNCGNIFCNACSDNTAALSNSAKPVRVCDECYVFLVSRYSVVR is encoded by the exons CACGGGATCCGGTGATCATCGAGAGGAGTAACCTCGTTAACATTTCAAAACTAATCGTCAAGGAGCTGATCGAAACATCCTTAAAATATGGTCGCATGCTCGATTCTGATCACATGCCATTGCAACACTTTTTCATCGTCCTTGAACACGTGCTTAGGCACGGTTTACGGCCGAAGAAG GGTCTTCTCGGACCCAAGAAGGAGCTGTGGGATATTCTTCAGCTCGTAGAGAAATATTGTTCTGAAGCGCAAGATATTACATCCAGCATTCGTGATTTACCTACTGTTAG GACGGCTATGGGTAGGGCGCGTGCTTGGCTGCGTATGGCATTGATGCAAAAAAAGTTAGCGGATTATCTGAAAGTTCTGATTGATCACAAGGATGATATCTTGTCCGAATATTTCGAACCAGATGCTCTGATGATGAGCGAGGAAGCAATCGTAGTAATGGGTTTGTTAGTCGGCTTAAATGTGATCGATTGCAACTTCTGCGTAAAG GAAGAAGACCTCGATTGTCAGCAAGGAGTAATTGATTTTTCATTGTATCTGCGCAACAGTAATCATATACCTGGCGAATCACCAGACGATGAACTCGAAAACGACAATATGACTACGGTGCTTGATCAAAAGAATTACATCGAGGAGCTCAATCGGCacttaaa TGCGACGGTAACGAATCTCCAAGCTAAAGTAGAATCTCTGACGACAACGAATGCTCTTATGAAAGAAGATCTCGCTATTGccaaaaacaatattttatcatttcaagATGAAAACAGGCAGCTGAAAAAGGAACTTGGAATAGAAGTTAAAGATGCAAATGAG AATGGAAAAGTACCTCTTAAAATAACAGAGACCACCGTGGAAATGGAAGAGCTTAGAAGTAGAAtagaatctgaaaaaaaatatcggcaCGATCTAGAGAAAGAACTGGAATTACAG ATTAGCATGAAATCCGAAATGGAAGTAGCTACGAAGTTGTTAGAGAAGGATATACATGAAAAGCAAGACACTATAATATCTTTGAGACGACAACTGGAGGATATCAAATTAATCAACTTGGAAATGTACAAAAAGCTGCAG gaATGCGAAAGCTCGCTTAAGCATAAAACAGAACTGATCACAAAGCTGGAAGCTAAAACACTGTCGATGACTGAGACCATCCAGAAAATGGATGAGAA GTGCAAAGAGATGGATGGTGTCAGATCGGGGGCGGAGGAGAGAGTGAGAATCCTGGGCGCCGAGGCCGCGGAACGGGAAGCGCGGACGAATGGGGTCGAGAGGGAATTGCGACTCGAGCGCGAATGGAGAACCTCCTTGCAGGAAACATCGATCTGTAACACGGAGAAGATCTCTCAATTACATCAAGAGATCGATCAGCTGAAACGGGTGTCCGAG AGATACTTGACACTGCAGGAGGAATATTATGCGCTGAAGGAGGTGTGCAGCGAACAGGAACGAACTCTGGAGGAACTTGGGGGACAATTGAGCGCGGCCAAATTAGCGGCGGCCGAACTGCGCGAGGCCGCTGACAACgctcagcagcagcagcaatcGGCGCTGCAAGAGGGCTCGGTAACCTGGGCGAACGATCGGCTGGTCACCCAATGCAAAGGGTGTAACCGTGAGTTCAACGTGACTCGTCGCAAG CATCATTGTCGCAATTGTGGAAACATTTTCTGTAACGCCTGCAGTGACAATACTGCAGCTTTATCGAACTCAGCAAAACCGGTGCGCGTTTGTGACGAATGTTACGTATTTCTGGTTAGCCGTTACTCAGTGGTGCGTTAA